In Bacillus cytotoxicus NVH 391-98, the following are encoded in one genomic region:
- a CDS encoding bifunctional homocysteine S-methyltransferase/methylenetetrahydrofolate reductase: protein MKLLDLLSKGIVIGDGAIGTLLHSHGLQSSFEELNISDPDLIVSIHKQYVAAGADVIQTNTYGANEAKLRTYGLENQVVQINRAAVKLAKAAAKEQNAILGTIGGMKHIGAVTTTNIEREFMLLEQAGALIEEEVDGLLLETFYDEFELIHAIKVLRKQTDIPIVAQLALHEAGTTQNGNDVNEILAQLIHNGANVVGLNCQLGPLPMTEALKMISIPKDGYLSAYPNAGLPNYIEGRYIYEGSPAYFETMTPKFIEQGVRLLGGCCGTTPAHIERMKRAIANQVPVIEKTVVSRPPILHTHSERFRTHSTLAEKAKKQTTVVVELDPPKTLDTQRFFEGAKALKRAGADAITLADNSLASPRISNMAMGALLTKHDIPVLTHLTCRDHNVIGLQSHLLGLSVLGMEEVLALTGDPARVGDFPGATSVYDVSSIELIKMIQEMNDGRSILGKSIGPATRFSVGGAFNPHVRHLKAAVKRMERKIAAGAEYFLTQPIYDKALIYEVYKETKHLEQPIFIGIMPLVSKRNADFLHFEVPGITLPDQVRERMREHETEADAIEEGISIAQELIDEALKYFRGIYLITPFLKYEITEHLVKYIKEKQEVREEVTNETN, encoded by the coding sequence GTGAAATTACTAGATTTGTTATCAAAAGGGATTGTAATTGGTGATGGAGCAATTGGTACATTACTGCATTCACATGGACTACAAAGTAGTTTTGAAGAGTTAAATATATCAGATCCAGATTTAATTGTATCGATTCATAAACAATATGTAGCTGCTGGAGCTGATGTGATTCAAACAAATACATATGGTGCAAATGAGGCGAAATTGCGTACATATGGCTTAGAAAATCAAGTTGTACAAATTAATAGAGCAGCAGTAAAACTCGCGAAAGCAGCTGCGAAGGAGCAAAATGCGATTTTAGGAACGATTGGTGGAATGAAACATATTGGTGCCGTTACGACAACGAATATAGAGCGAGAATTTATGCTACTTGAACAGGCTGGAGCGTTAATAGAAGAAGAGGTAGATGGGCTACTGCTTGAAACATTTTATGATGAATTTGAGCTCATACATGCTATCAAAGTCCTAAGAAAACAAACAGATATTCCGATTGTGGCACAATTAGCACTTCATGAGGCTGGTACGACCCAAAATGGAAATGATGTAAATGAGATATTAGCACAACTCATACATAATGGTGCAAATGTGGTCGGCTTAAATTGTCAATTAGGCCCACTTCCTATGACGGAAGCTTTAAAAATGATTTCGATTCCGAAAGACGGTTATTTATCTGCTTATCCAAATGCTGGACTTCCAAATTATATAGAAGGACGCTATATATACGAAGGAAGTCCGGCTTACTTCGAGACGATGACACCGAAGTTTATTGAACAGGGGGTTCGTTTATTAGGAGGTTGTTGTGGTACCACACCGGCACATATTGAAAGAATGAAACGTGCAATTGCCAATCAAGTACCTGTTATAGAAAAGACGGTTGTTTCAAGGCCGCCAATCCTTCATACGCATTCGGAGCGCTTTAGAACGCATAGTACTCTTGCAGAGAAAGCGAAAAAACAAACGACAGTTGTCGTTGAACTAGATCCACCAAAAACATTGGATACACAGCGTTTTTTTGAAGGAGCTAAAGCATTAAAGCGAGCAGGTGCTGATGCGATTACATTGGCTGATAATTCGTTAGCTTCACCGCGCATTTCAAATATGGCGATGGGAGCGTTATTAACGAAGCATGATATACCAGTACTTACTCATTTAACGTGCCGAGATCACAATGTAATTGGATTACAATCACATCTACTTGGATTGTCAGTGCTAGGAATGGAAGAAGTACTCGCTTTAACAGGTGATCCAGCTCGGGTTGGGGATTTTCCAGGGGCTACTTCTGTATATGATGTATCGTCTATTGAGCTTATTAAGATGATTCAGGAGATGAATGATGGTCGATCTATTTTAGGGAAATCGATTGGTCCGGCAACAAGGTTTTCTGTCGGAGGGGCATTTAATCCGCATGTAAGACATTTAAAGGCTGCAGTAAAGCGGATGGAAAGAAAAATTGCAGCGGGTGCTGAATATTTCTTAACGCAGCCTATTTATGATAAAGCGTTGATTTATGAAGTATACAAAGAAACGAAACATTTAGAACAACCTATTTTTATTGGAATTATGCCTTTAGTAAGCAAGCGGAATGCAGATTTTCTTCATTTTGAAGTACCGGGGATTACGCTTCCAGATCAAGTGCGAGAAAGAATGAGAGAACATGAAACAGAAGCGGATGCGATTGAAGAAGGGATCAGTATTGCACAGGAGTTAATTGATGAAGCATTGAAATATTTTCGTGGCATTTATCTTATTACGCCATTTTTAAAATATGAGATTACAGAACATCTTGTGAAATATATAAAGGAAAAACAAGAAGTGAGAGAGGAAGTAACAAATGAGACGAATTGA
- a CDS encoding methionine biosynthesis PLP-dependent protein, with product MSTIETTLAQIGNRSETGTGTVNPPVYFSTAYRHEGIGKSTGFDYSRTGNPTRGLVERAIADLEKGDQGYACSSGMAAVLLVLSLFRSDDELIVSEDLYGGTYRLFSEHEKKWNIRCRYVDTQSIEQIEHAITSKTKAIFIETPTNPLMQVTDIQAVATIAKRHGLLLIVDNTFYTPYIQQPLTDGADIVLHSATKYLGGHNDVLSGLVVAKGSGLCAELAHYHNASGAVLSPFDSWLLIRGMKTLALRMKQHEENANKIVTYLKEEDGVTDVFYPGRGGMISFRLRDEKWINPFLQSLSIITFAESLGGVESLMTYPATQTHADIPTDVRIARGVCNRLLRFSVGIEHSDDLIQDLQQAIQYAKEGVKI from the coding sequence ATGTCAACAATCGAAACAACATTAGCTCAAATTGGAAACCGTAGTGAAACGGGTACAGGTACGGTAAATCCCCCTGTTTACTTTTCAACAGCCTATCGCCATGAAGGAATTGGAAAATCAACTGGATTTGATTATTCTCGAACTGGTAACCCTACACGCGGTCTTGTAGAACGCGCAATTGCTGATTTAGAAAAAGGTGATCAAGGCTATGCCTGTAGTTCTGGAATGGCGGCCGTTCTTCTTGTGCTTTCTCTATTTCGCTCCGATGATGAACTTATCGTATCTGAAGACTTATACGGAGGAACGTATCGTTTATTTTCTGAACATGAGAAAAAGTGGAATATTCGATGTAGATACGTAGATACACAATCGATTGAGCAAATTGAACACGCAATTACTTCTAAGACAAAAGCAATTTTCATCGAAACACCTACCAATCCTTTAATGCAAGTAACTGATATTCAAGCTGTTGCAACCATTGCAAAGCGTCATGGTTTACTGCTTATTGTAGATAATACTTTCTATACACCGTATATACAGCAACCTTTAACTGATGGAGCTGATATCGTTCTACATAGCGCAACAAAATATTTAGGTGGACATAACGACGTATTAAGCGGGCTTGTTGTTGCAAAAGGAAGCGGGCTTTGTGCGGAGCTTGCCCATTACCATAACGCTTCTGGTGCTGTATTGAGTCCTTTCGATTCATGGTTATTAATACGAGGAATGAAAACTTTGGCACTTCGGATGAAGCAACATGAAGAAAATGCAAATAAAATTGTGACCTATTTAAAAGAAGAAGACGGTGTAACAGACGTATTTTATCCAGGTAGAGGGGGCATGATTTCCTTTCGTCTTCGCGATGAAAAATGGATAAATCCTTTCTTACAATCTTTATCTATTATTACATTTGCTGAAAGCTTAGGTGGCGTCGAAAGTCTAATGACATATCCAGCTACACAAACACATGCTGATATTCCAACAGATGTACGAATTGCACGAGGGGTATGCAATCGTCTACTTCGTTTTTCCGTTGGCATTGAACATAGCGATGACTTAATTCAGGACTTACAGCAAGCAATTCAATATGCAAAAGAAGGTGTAAAAATATGA